The following are from one region of the Andrena cerasifolii isolate SP2316 chromosome 1, iyAndCera1_principal, whole genome shotgun sequence genome:
- the Achl gene encoding la ribonucleoprotein translational regulator Achilles, with translation MDEVDFQQESRDQVGSLIFSPPPMKKSDTRDSISSVDSDVSLSFDRRGSKGDEADLSDCGSSDNERKSRSATKQQKSSDRDSGADSMEEAVVKEEQKKEPVDGSKADQDDFLPPSDELAEKICAQVEFYFSDENIVKDAFLLKHVKRNKEGYVSLKLISSFKRVKHLSRDWRVVGAALAKSKRLQVNPQGTKLRRVDPLPLFDQTTPSRTILAARLPVEKLSVESVAEIFRPCGEIALIRVLRPGHPAPAEVRQAIAKRPELASSEECAMVEFTDSACARVALQMTLGDAKVFELQQSSDKKRKQQPAKKSALTRLAKEEAYNSSSCASGSETEDGRARHKKPIHGYPMYHAYPGHPFQGPPSPDAWLSRRLSSCSVSGSENGFILRRLSSCSGSGSGSGTETGNFGRRYSACSSGSETGYCHPAYPPSYYYQENRRFSCCSSSSSECNGGCYHSSRRGSADYGPFFRRLSSCSRDSGLDTGARRLSLCSSGSEQGGFCRPRSNSGIAFTHLPENVTRMPSGPDGTRGFGRPPKMNAMSPHMEPTC, from the exons ATGGACGAGGTAGACTTCCAGCAGGAGTCTAGGGACCAGGTGGGCAGCTTGATATTCTCACCGCCGCCGATGAAGAAGTCCGACACACGGGACAGTATATCGTCGGTGGACAGCGATGTCAGCCTTTCCTTCGATCGGAGAGGCTCGAAGGGGGACGAAGCTGATCTGTCCGACTGCGGCAGCTCCGATAACGAAAGGAAATCGAGGAGCGCGACGAAACAGCAGAAGAGCTCCGATCGCGACTCGGGGGCGGACTCGATGGAGGAAGCCGTCGTTAAGGAGGAGCAGAAGAAGGAACCGGTCGATGGGAGTAAAGCTGATCAGGACGATTTCCTTCCACCAAGCGACGAATTGGCGGAGAAAATATGTGCCCAAGTGGAATTCTACTTTTCCGATGAAAACATCGTTAAGGACGCGTTCTTGCTGAAACACGTGAAGAGGAACAAGGAGGGGTACGTATCTCTGAAGCTCATCTCGAGCTTCAAGAGGGTGAAACACCTGAGTAGAGATTGGAGGGTGGTTGGCGCTGCTCTGGCCAAATCCAAGAGACTGCAAGTGAATCCCCAGGGCACCAAGCTACGCAGAGTCGATCCTCTGCCGCTCTTTGATCAGACTACTCCTTCAAGAACGATTCTAGCCGCGAGGCTGCCCGTGGAGAAGTTGTCGGTCGAATCTGTCGCTGAAATCTTTAGACCATGCGGCGAGATCGCGCTCATCAGGGTTCTTCGACCTGGCCATCCTGCACCAGCTGAG GTACGACAGGCAATCGCTAAGAGGCCAGAGTTGGCATCGAGCGAGGAGTGCGCCATGGTCGAGTTCACGGATTCCGCGTGCGCTCGTGTCGCTTTGCAGATGACCTTGGGCGATGCCAAGGTGTTCGAGCTGCAACAATCCAGCGACAAGAAGAGGAAACAACAGCCGGCGAAGAAAAGTGCCCTGACGAGGTTGGCCAAAGAGGAAGCTTACAACTCCTCGAGCTGCGCCAGTGGATCTGAAACCGAAGATGGAAGAGCCAGACACAAGAAGCCTATTCACGGTTACCCGATGTATCACGCTTACCCGGGCCATCCCTTCCAAG GACCCCCCTCGCCCGATGCATGGTTGTCCCGCCGATTGTCCTCCTGCTCCGTGTCTGGCTCGGAGAACGGCTTCATCCTCCGTCGATTGTCTTCCTGTTCCGGCTCCGGTTCCGGTTCCGGGACGGAGACAGGAAACTTTGGCAGACGTTACTCCGCCTGTTCCTCTGGCTCCGAGACCGGCTACTGTCATCCCGCCTATCCGCCGAGCTACTATTACCAGGAGAATCGACGTTTCTCTTGCTGCTCGAGTTCCAGTTCCGAGTGCAACGGCGGTTGCTACCACTCCAGTCGCCGCGGGTCCGCGGACTACGGGCCGTTCTTCCGGCGGCTGTCTTCCTGCAGCCGCGACTCCGGCCTCGACACAGGTGCCAGGAGGCTGTCCCTCTGCTCTTCAGGCTCCGAGCAGGGTGGCTTCTGCCGACCCAGGAGCAACAGTGGCATCGCGTTCACGCACTTGCCGGAGAACGTGACCAGGATGCCCTCCGGCCCGGACGGCACGCGTGGCTTCGGCCGACCGCCCAAAATGAACGCCATGTCACCACACATGGAACCCACCTGCTAG
- the Not10 gene encoding CCR4-NOT transcription complex subunit 10, whose product MKMSETPETQSKDIGPAVITEQERELAQNALAEFQKGACTNCLSFLNKLETLRPKDLKVMHNKVVVECYKNDLKKTELLRKSLNAICGQMSTNDSTETIDDIEKCVMRYNQAVLLYHTRQYSAALQIMNRLFAFIEPMEESLAHKVCLLLIELHIVTDQSDAALSLINYIESQLISTDNSKIAPADKEGILKSMKEQKEQKKEVSTATDAFKVKLLKCKARIYLAMHQLRLCKREWKTLVSLGTPVNMSTVFLKANLEYLRGNYKKAIKLLNSVQSENLDFKTSGESSAVLYYNNMACLHLAMGKPNLACFYLRKALYENKCALDSVQAKDSDPLSSQPLYTLGGNRHYELMYSLGVSLLHAGQASGAFDCFMEAAQKLHNNPKLWLRIAECCIYYHKPTNEVDFNIPKRRKDLVQKVVGTGIYRKIILTSSLSKDTKYDPDGFPSAIPQLTLEFASLCLKNALFLLPNSNELNVPITTIASAQTVPLSLTAGHNLGAQHSALMSQATTVEALNLKISVLAASAYVCLCLGDYVVALEHARSLLSINKLPGAYRMLGNLYAAESLIFLDKISEAIEYLKPENIQDLNTFVPIPESQDKDKEKIEEVISKPIKTWYPTTVPTGIAIFRYNLAVAYAIRGELDKSGETLKQVWMSKGLDCDVPIHVIMLALYIELQLGHADISRSIIKQHCPQYR is encoded by the exons ATGAAAATGAGCGAAACGCCCGAGACTCAAAGCAAAGACATCGGTCCAGCGGTTATAACGGAGCAGGAACGCGAGTTAGCTCAGAATGCGCTTGCCGAGTTCCAGAAAGGGGCATGTACCAATTGTCTGTCGttcttaaacaaattagaaaCCCTCCGGCCCAAAGACCTGAAGGTGATGCACAATAAGGTCGTGGTAGAGTGTTACAAAAATGATTTGAAGAAAACAGAATTGTTGAGGAAGAGCCTGAACGCAATATGCGGACAGATGTCTACGAATGACTCGACTGAAACTATCGATGACATTGAGAAGTGTGTTATGAGGTATAATCAAGCAGTTTTATTGTATCATACGAGACAATATAGCGCTGCACTTCAAATTATGAATAGATTATTTGCTTTTATAGAACCAATGG AAGAATCGTTGGCCCACAAAGTTTGCCTCCTTCTAATCGAGTTACATATAGTAACGGATCAGTCAGACGCGGCGTTGTCCTTAATTAATTACATAGAAAGCCAACTTATATCAACGGATAATTCTAAAATCGCGCCCGCTGATAAAGAAGgtatattgaaatcgatgaaaGAGCAAAAAGAACAGAAGAAAGAAGTTAGTACTGCTACCGACGCATTCAAAGTCAAGCTGTTGAAGTGTAAAGCTAGAATATATCTTGCTATGCATCAGTTGAGATTGTGTAAAAGGGAATGGAAAACGCTGGTTTCCTTGGGTACACCTGTA AATATGTCTACCGTATTTTTAAAAGCTAATCTTGAATACCTCAgaggaaattataaaaaagctaTCAAGCTACTGAACTCTGTACAGTCAGAAAATTTGGACTTCAA GACTTCTGGAGAATCTTCTGCCGTCTTATATTATAACAATATGGCATGTTTACACCTTGCCATGGGTAAACCAAATTTAGCATGCTTCTATTTACGAAAAGCTTTGTACGAAAATAAGTGCGCGCTAGATAGTGTACAAGCAAAAGATAGCG ATCCTTTATCTTCGCAACCATTGTACACACTCGGTGGGAACAGGCACTACGAATTAATGTACAGCTTGGGTGTGTCGTTGCTGCACGCGGGTCAAGCCTCAGGTGCGTTCGATTGTTTCATGGAAGCTGCGCAGAAGCTTCATAATAATCCCAAACTCTGGTTAAGGATCGCGGAATGCTGTATCTATTATCACAAACCA ACGAATGAAGTTGACTTTAATATTCCAAAGCGAAGGAAGGATTTGGTACAAAAAGTTGTCGGCACTGGAATTTATAGAAAAATCATTTTAACATCGTCGCTTTCCAAAGACACAAAGTACGATCCCGATGGCTTCCCTTCCGCCATACCACAATTGACTCTGGAATTTGCATCTCTCTGTTTAAAGAATGCGTTATTCTTACTGCCAAATAGCAATGAACTTAATGTGCCAATAACCACAATTGCGAGCGCGCAGACAGTGCCTTTGTCATTAACAGCTGGTCATAACTTAG GTGCTCAACACTCGGCTTTAATGTCACAAGCTACAACCGTCGAAGCGTTAAACTTGAAAATTAGCGTCTTGGCTGCAAGTGCTTATGTATGTTTATGTCTAGGCGATTACGTTGTGGCGCTTGAACATGCTAGATCATTGCTAAGTATCAATAAATTACCTGGAGCGTACAGGATGTTGGGGAATCTCTATGCTGCGGAAAGTTTGATATTCCTCGACAAAATTAGCGAAGCGATTGAGTATCTTAAACCAGAAAATATTCAAGATTTGAATACCTTCGTACCTATTCCTGAAAGCCAGGATAAAGATAAAGAAAAGATTGAAGAGgttatttcaaaaccgataaaAA cgTGGTACCCGACGACTGTTCCTACGGGCATCGCTATATTCCGTTACAATTTAGCTGTAGCTTATGCAATCCGTGGTGAGCTTGACAAATCTGGAGAAACCTTAAAACAG GTTTGGATGTCTAAAGGCCTAGATTGCGATGTTCCTATACATGTAATAATGTTAGCTTTATATATAGAATTACAATTAg GTCATGCTGATATTTCGAGGTCAATAATAAAGCAACATTGTCCGCAATACCGTTGA
- the LOC143370268 gene encoding mid1-interacting protein 1A isoform X1 produces the protein MPYRMHQFDPLFKQYLSFVQFSISGVLMRNMLCKRENLERLLRHNEPEFSKASIFKSMERFLRRVNEMEETILIPSRLLDLTAGDSDDRVNLEGKHGSIVKMISVDMDLRRLYNIITQMKIELLWSKRRLIDIQELKEDFVPAHKSMNSRYSSTASIQSVQSTWTSSDSESDTSIEGSVLASEYDADAIAKSFQRHLRGLHHSIQKMTLAAEYLTMRYQADITSQM, from the exons ATGCCTTATCGAATGCACCAGTTCGATCCACTTTTTAAACAATACTTATCATTTGTCCAATTTTCTATTTCGGGTGTGTTGATGAGGAATATGTTATGTAAGAG GGAGAATCTAGAAAGGCTACTCCGGCACAATGAGCCCGAGTTCAGCAAAGCCTCCATCTTCAAAAGCATGGAACGGTTTCTTCGGAGGGTGAACGAGATGGAAGAGACGATATTAATTCCAAGCCGACTTCTAGACCTAACTGCAGGCGACTCTGACGATAGAGTGAATCTGGAAGGGAAGCATGGTTCCATCGTTAAAATGATATCAGTCGATATGGACCTGCGCCGTCTCTATAATATTATCACTCAAATGAAAATCGAGTTGTTGTGGTCGAAGCGGCGCCTGATTGATATCCAAGAGTTAAAGGAAGACTTCGTCCCTGCGCACAAATCTATGAACTCTAGGTACTCCAGTACAGCGTCCATACAGAGTGTGCAAAGTACTTGGACTTCTTCGGACTCTGAATCTGATACTAGCATCGAGGGCTCGGTATTGGCGAGCGAATACGACGCCGATGCAATTGCTAAATCGTTTCAGAGACACCTGCGGGGTCTTCATCACAGTATTCAGAAAATGACGCTGGCTGCTGAATACTTGACGATGAGATACCAAGCTGACATCACCAGTCAAATGTGA
- the LOC143370268 gene encoding mid1-interacting protein 1A isoform X2, which produces MPYRMHQFDPLFKQYLSFVQFSISGVLMRNMLCKRYNLERLLRHNEPEFSKASIFKSMERFLRRVNEMEETILIPSRLLDLTAGDSDDRVNLEGKHGSIVKMISVDMDLRRLYNIITQMKIELLWSKRRLIDIQELKEDFVPAHKSMNSRYSSTASIQSVQSTWTSSDSESDTSIEGSVLASEYDADAIAKSFQRHLRGLHHSIQKMTLAAEYLTMRYQADITSQM; this is translated from the exons ATGCCTTATCGAATGCACCAGTTCGATCCACTTTTTAAACAATACTTATCATTTGTCCAATTTTCTATTTCGGGTGTGTTGATGAGGAATATGTTATGTAAGAGGTAT AATCTAGAAAGGCTACTCCGGCACAATGAGCCCGAGTTCAGCAAAGCCTCCATCTTCAAAAGCATGGAACGGTTTCTTCGGAGGGTGAACGAGATGGAAGAGACGATATTAATTCCAAGCCGACTTCTAGACCTAACTGCAGGCGACTCTGACGATAGAGTGAATCTGGAAGGGAAGCATGGTTCCATCGTTAAAATGATATCAGTCGATATGGACCTGCGCCGTCTCTATAATATTATCACTCAAATGAAAATCGAGTTGTTGTGGTCGAAGCGGCGCCTGATTGATATCCAAGAGTTAAAGGAAGACTTCGTCCCTGCGCACAAATCTATGAACTCTAGGTACTCCAGTACAGCGTCCATACAGAGTGTGCAAAGTACTTGGACTTCTTCGGACTCTGAATCTGATACTAGCATCGAGGGCTCGGTATTGGCGAGCGAATACGACGCCGATGCAATTGCTAAATCGTTTCAGAGACACCTGCGGGGTCTTCATCACAGTATTCAGAAAATGACGCTGGCTGCTGAATACTTGACGATGAGATACCAAGCTGACATCACCAGTCAAATGTGA
- the LOC143370268 gene encoding mid1-interacting protein 1A isoform X3 produces the protein MENLERLLRHNEPEFSKASIFKSMERFLRRVNEMEETILIPSRLLDLTAGDSDDRVNLEGKHGSIVKMISVDMDLRRLYNIITQMKIELLWSKRRLIDIQELKEDFVPAHKSMNSRYSSTASIQSVQSTWTSSDSESDTSIEGSVLASEYDADAIAKSFQRHLRGLHHSIQKMTLAAEYLTMRYQADITSQM, from the exons AT GGAGAATCTAGAAAGGCTACTCCGGCACAATGAGCCCGAGTTCAGCAAAGCCTCCATCTTCAAAAGCATGGAACGGTTTCTTCGGAGGGTGAACGAGATGGAAGAGACGATATTAATTCCAAGCCGACTTCTAGACCTAACTGCAGGCGACTCTGACGATAGAGTGAATCTGGAAGGGAAGCATGGTTCCATCGTTAAAATGATATCAGTCGATATGGACCTGCGCCGTCTCTATAATATTATCACTCAAATGAAAATCGAGTTGTTGTGGTCGAAGCGGCGCCTGATTGATATCCAAGAGTTAAAGGAAGACTTCGTCCCTGCGCACAAATCTATGAACTCTAGGTACTCCAGTACAGCGTCCATACAGAGTGTGCAAAGTACTTGGACTTCTTCGGACTCTGAATCTGATACTAGCATCGAGGGCTCGGTATTGGCGAGCGAATACGACGCCGATGCAATTGCTAAATCGTTTCAGAGACACCTGCGGGGTCTTCATCACAGTATTCAGAAAATGACGCTGGCTGCTGAATACTTGACGATGAGATACCAAGCTGACATCACCAGTCAAATGTGA
- the Micu1 gene encoding mitochondrial calcium uptake 1 isoform X1, which produces MFIGKIMCFVRHNVSGRSIRTSKSIMVMCNVNNFQYLIRRNFTNFSYDEEKRRRCYSLLSLFIPICVAVGIIDWRSAKKQYFPVVTAAEMITEEEYSNEGKDENLESAGEQKKKKPKEKIGFRDRKIIEYENRLRAYSTPDKIFRYFATVKVSSLDGTDIYMTPDDFLRAITPGMRQPDGLGLDKYKRYDPKNIHNKLELALDEDSIFYKLGSSGLITFSDYIFLLTVLSTSRRHFEIAFRMFDFNGDGDVDSDEFGKVATLIRQQTSIGNRHRDHAATGNMFKGVNSALTTYFFGSSMKGKLTIEKFLDFQQQLQKEILSLEFERRNPDENGRITEVDFTELLLAYAGYPDKKKARILKTLKKRFKENPKGITKDEYLKFFHFLNNINDVDTALTFYHIAGASIDQATLKHVAKTVAHVDLSDHVIQVVYTIFDENMDGQLSNKEFVAVMKNRVLRGLEKPKDTGFVKLIESVMKCVKISYSMSFDN; this is translated from the exons atgtttattggAAAGATTATGTGCTTTGTGAGACATAATGTCTCAGGCAGAAGTATTAGAACATCAAAATCAATTATGGTGATGTGTAATGTTAAtaactttcaatatttaattcggaggaattttacaaatttctcaTACGATGAAGAGAAGCGCAGAAGATGCTACTCATTGTTATCACTCTTCATACCAATTTGTGTCGCCGTAGGCATCATTGACTGGAGAAG TGCAAAGAAACAGTATTTTCCTGTTGTAACTGCAGCCGAGATGATCACTGAGGAAGAATACAGTAACGAAGGAAAAGATGAAAACTTGGAAAGTGCAGGAgagcagaagaaaaaaaagcctAAAGAGAAAATCGGCTTCCGAGATCGAAAG ATCATAGAATACGAAAATCGTTTGAGGGCATATTCCACACCTGACAAAATTTTTCGTTATTTTGCTACCGTAAAAGTGTCGAGCTTAGATGGTACCGACATTTATATGACTCCTGATGACTTTTTGAGAGCAATCACTCCTGGCATGAGACAACCAGATG GACTTGGCCTGGATAAATATAAACGGTATGACCCAAAG aatattcataataaattgGAGTTGGCTCTAGACGAGGATAGCATTTTTTACAAGCTTGGAAGCTCTGGATTAATCACCTTTTCCGATTATATATTCCTGCTCACTGTATTGTCCA CATCTAGGAGACACTTCGAGATTGCCTTTAGAATGTTCGATTTTAATGGAGACGGTGATGTGGATTCTGATGAATTTGGAAAAGTCGCTACCTTGATTCGACAGCAAACTAGTATTGGGAATCGACATCGCGATCATGCTGCCACTGGTAATATGTTCAAG GGTGTTAATTCAGCATTAACTACTTATTTCTTTGGATCAAGCATGAAAGGCAAGCTGACGATTGAGAAGTTCCTTGACTTTCAGCAGCAACTACAAAAGGAGATTCTCAGCTTGGAG TTCGAGAGGAGAaatcccgatgaaaatggtcgaATAACAGAAGTGGATTTCACAGAATTATTATTGGCCTACGCCGGGTATCCTGACAAGAAGAAAGCGAGAATTTTAAAGACTCTAAAGAAACG CTTTAAAGAGAATCCAAAAGGAATAACCAAAGATGAATATCTCAAATTCTTCCACTTCTTAAACAATATTAATGATGTAGATACTGCTCTGACATTCTATCATATTGCAGGAGCATCAATCGATCAAG CTACACTGAAGCATGTGGCAAAAACAGTAGCGCACGTTGATTTGAGCGATCACGTTATACAAGTGGTTTACACGATTTTTGATGAGAATA TGGACGGCCAATTGAGTAACAAAGAATTCGTCGCTGTAATGAAGAACAGAGTTCTAAGAGGATTAGAGAAGCCAAAGGATACTGGTTTTGTGAAATTAATTGAATCAGTAATGAAGTGCGTGAAAATTAGCTACAGCATGTCTTTCGATAATTAA
- the Micu1 gene encoding mitochondrial calcium uptake 1 isoform X2: MFIGKIMCFVRHNVSGRSIRTSKSIMVMCNVNNFQYLIRRNFTNFSYDEEKRRRCYSLLSLFIPICVAVGIIDWRSAKKQYFPVVTAAEMITEEEYSNEGKDENLESAGEQKKKKPKEKIGFRDRKIIEYENRVRHYSTPDKVFRYFATLQVINNDIHEIFMTPDDFLRSITPGVKQPDGLGLDKYKRYDPKNIHNKLELALDEDSIFYKLGSSGLITFSDYIFLLTVLSTSRRHFEIAFRMFDFNGDGDVDSDEFGKVATLIRQQTSIGNRHRDHAATGNMFKGVNSALTTYFFGSSMKGKLTIEKFLDFQQQLQKEILSLEFERRNPDENGRITEVDFTELLLAYAGYPDKKKARILKTLKKRFKENPKGITKDEYLKFFHFLNNINDVDTALTFYHIAGASIDQATLKHVAKTVAHVDLSDHVIQVVYTIFDENMDGQLSNKEFVAVMKNRVLRGLEKPKDTGFVKLIESVMKCVKISYSMSFDN, from the exons atgtttattggAAAGATTATGTGCTTTGTGAGACATAATGTCTCAGGCAGAAGTATTAGAACATCAAAATCAATTATGGTGATGTGTAATGTTAAtaactttcaatatttaattcggaggaattttacaaatttctcaTACGATGAAGAGAAGCGCAGAAGATGCTACTCATTGTTATCACTCTTCATACCAATTTGTGTCGCCGTAGGCATCATTGACTGGAGAAG TGCAAAGAAACAGTATTTTCCTGTTGTAACTGCAGCCGAGATGATCACTGAGGAAGAATACAGTAACGAAGGAAAAGATGAAAACTTGGAAAGTGCAGGAgagcagaagaaaaaaaagcctAAAGAGAAAATCGGCTTCCGAGATCGAAAG ATAATAGAATATGAAAATCGCGTGAGGCATTATTCCACTCCTGATAAAGTGTTTCGATATTTTGCTACACTACAAGTGATCAACAACGACATACATGAAATATTCATGACGCCCGATGACTTCCTGAGGTCGATTACGCCTGGTGTTAAACAGCCAgatg GACTTGGCCTGGATAAATATAAACGGTATGACCCAAAG aatattcataataaattgGAGTTGGCTCTAGACGAGGATAGCATTTTTTACAAGCTTGGAAGCTCTGGATTAATCACCTTTTCCGATTATATATTCCTGCTCACTGTATTGTCCA CATCTAGGAGACACTTCGAGATTGCCTTTAGAATGTTCGATTTTAATGGAGACGGTGATGTGGATTCTGATGAATTTGGAAAAGTCGCTACCTTGATTCGACAGCAAACTAGTATTGGGAATCGACATCGCGATCATGCTGCCACTGGTAATATGTTCAAG GGTGTTAATTCAGCATTAACTACTTATTTCTTTGGATCAAGCATGAAAGGCAAGCTGACGATTGAGAAGTTCCTTGACTTTCAGCAGCAACTACAAAAGGAGATTCTCAGCTTGGAG TTCGAGAGGAGAaatcccgatgaaaatggtcgaATAACAGAAGTGGATTTCACAGAATTATTATTGGCCTACGCCGGGTATCCTGACAAGAAGAAAGCGAGAATTTTAAAGACTCTAAAGAAACG CTTTAAAGAGAATCCAAAAGGAATAACCAAAGATGAATATCTCAAATTCTTCCACTTCTTAAACAATATTAATGATGTAGATACTGCTCTGACATTCTATCATATTGCAGGAGCATCAATCGATCAAG CTACACTGAAGCATGTGGCAAAAACAGTAGCGCACGTTGATTTGAGCGATCACGTTATACAAGTGGTTTACACGATTTTTGATGAGAATA TGGACGGCCAATTGAGTAACAAAGAATTCGTCGCTGTAATGAAGAACAGAGTTCTAAGAGGATTAGAGAAGCCAAAGGATACTGGTTTTGTGAAATTAATTGAATCAGTAATGAAGTGCGTGAAAATTAGCTACAGCATGTCTTTCGATAATTAA